Proteins found in one Paenibacillus sp. FSL R10-2782 genomic segment:
- a CDS encoding virulence-associated E family protein, translated as MTELELDISFGKHRADTNWKPEYLTWEEFVTRLQKVRRTVETMAQYDGMNAASQGKAKDGPAFVGGMIRGGRRKKENVDTRSLITLDIDNGDDDFIFTCDLVLGGTAYVVYSTHSHRPHKPKYRLIIPVDRAMSPDEYAAVSRKLAEQIGMTYFDRTTFDVHRLMYMPSCSKDANPVIEVFDGDPLDVDQVLAQYTNWQDVMAWPRHKDDKGGPVLFGKRAQDPREKFGVIGLFCRAFSIEEGIDTFLSDTYTPGTMENRYTYIPGTSANGLEVYPDQDLAYSHQDSDPVADGRTYNVFDLLRVHKFGHLDERVKDHTPDAKKPSHLAMEQWAATRPEVKKLSTAERMADFAEMAEGFEPDSDDEDPEDDEWETKLELHHKTGALLPTAGNVELILTHDIWRGILAFDAFGNTEVIKKPLPWRQRDRENRDYEPWLGADDKRLQHWFAKAHSINSAKTIQNAFTEVVHRNTFHPIKAYLEAIPWDGVPRAERIFVDYLGAPDTHYTRQATRKMLLAAVMRLYRPGCKFDQMLVLVGPQGAGKSSLLAKLGREWFSDSLRTFENKEAGEHLQSGWIFEIGELSALKKTEVDEVKAFLSKTEDRYRVAYDRQVTEFPRKCVFFGTTNTRDFLRDTTGNRRFWPVEIFPDNAALSHWDDMDDDVVRQIWAEVIRWFKAGETLELDREARVAAEQQQASHMESDPRDGLIQEWLDQPIEDEMGRPTEDFRDRVCASQIWTECLGNKKGSLRSWEAKEIMSIMRSMPGWEERKGKAKVTGYGVQRVFERLH; from the coding sequence TTGACTGAACTAGAACTGGATATAAGCTTCGGGAAGCATCGGGCAGACACGAATTGGAAGCCGGAGTATTTAACCTGGGAAGAGTTCGTTACCCGGCTGCAAAAGGTACGACGGACGGTGGAGACGATGGCGCAGTATGACGGCATGAATGCCGCTTCTCAGGGTAAAGCCAAAGATGGTCCTGCTTTTGTTGGCGGTATGATACGGGGCGGCCGCCGGAAAAAGGAGAACGTAGACACCCGCAGCTTAATTACTTTGGATATTGATAACGGTGACGATGATTTTATTTTCACTTGTGACTTGGTGCTTGGGGGGACAGCTTATGTCGTCTACTCCACGCACAGCCACCGTCCACACAAGCCTAAATACCGTTTGATCATCCCTGTTGATCGGGCTATGAGCCCGGATGAGTACGCGGCAGTCAGCCGGAAGCTGGCAGAGCAAATTGGCATGACGTACTTTGATCGGACGACCTTCGATGTGCATCGTCTCATGTATATGCCAAGTTGCTCCAAGGACGCGAATCCGGTCATTGAAGTGTTTGACGGTGATCCGCTGGACGTAGACCAGGTACTTGCTCAATACACCAACTGGCAAGACGTTATGGCCTGGCCTCGTCATAAGGACGATAAGGGTGGGCCTGTACTGTTCGGTAAGAGGGCGCAGGACCCACGGGAGAAGTTCGGCGTTATTGGTCTGTTCTGCCGGGCATTTTCCATTGAAGAGGGAATTGACACGTTTCTGTCTGACACCTATACGCCTGGAACGATGGAGAACAGGTATACCTATATCCCCGGCACATCCGCCAATGGTCTGGAAGTTTACCCGGATCAGGATCTAGCCTATTCGCATCAAGACAGCGATCCGGTGGCTGATGGCCGTACTTATAATGTGTTTGACCTGCTGCGGGTGCATAAGTTTGGGCACCTTGACGAGCGGGTGAAAGACCATACGCCGGATGCTAAGAAACCGAGCCATCTGGCTATGGAACAGTGGGCGGCGACGCGGCCGGAGGTAAAAAAGCTCAGTACCGCCGAGCGGATGGCTGATTTTGCAGAGATGGCCGAAGGCTTCGAACCTGATAGTGATGATGAAGACCCGGAGGACGACGAGTGGGAAACGAAGCTGGAGCTTCATCACAAGACAGGCGCATTGCTACCCACGGCCGGGAACGTGGAGCTAATTCTAACACATGATATCTGGCGTGGCATTCTCGCCTTTGATGCGTTTGGCAATACAGAGGTTATTAAAAAGCCGTTGCCTTGGCGGCAGAGGGACCGGGAGAACCGGGACTATGAACCCTGGTTGGGGGCCGATGATAAACGGCTGCAACATTGGTTTGCCAAAGCACACAGTATTAATTCCGCCAAGACCATCCAGAACGCCTTTACGGAGGTTGTTCACCGGAACACGTTCCATCCTATTAAAGCGTATCTGGAAGCTATACCGTGGGACGGTGTGCCGCGTGCAGAACGGATTTTCGTGGACTATTTGGGGGCCCCAGATACGCATTATACCCGGCAGGCTACCCGGAAGATGCTACTTGCTGCGGTTATGCGGCTCTATCGTCCTGGCTGTAAGTTTGATCAGATGCTTGTTTTAGTGGGGCCCCAGGGGGCAGGTAAGAGTAGTTTGCTGGCGAAACTTGGCCGTGAGTGGTTTTCTGACAGCTTGCGGACGTTTGAAAATAAGGAAGCCGGGGAGCATTTGCAGTCAGGTTGGATCTTCGAGATCGGGGAGCTGTCGGCGCTTAAAAAGACTGAAGTGGATGAGGTAAAAGCCTTCTTGTCTAAAACGGAAGACAGGTACCGTGTGGCTTACGATCGGCAAGTTACGGAATTTCCACGTAAATGCGTGTTCTTCGGGACAACCAATACACGGGATTTTCTTCGCGACACCACAGGAAATCGGCGCTTTTGGCCTGTGGAGATTTTCCCAGATAATGCCGCGCTGAGCCATTGGGACGATATGGACGATGATGTGGTACGCCAGATATGGGCAGAGGTTATCCGCTGGTTCAAGGCGGGGGAAACCTTGGAGCTGGACCGGGAAGCACGCGTGGCGGCAGAGCAGCAGCAAGCATCACACATGGAATCTGATCCGCGTGACGGACTTATTCAGGAATGGCTTGATCAGCCCATTGAAGATGAAATGGGTCGGCCTACCGAGGATTTTCGGGATCGGGTGTGTGCGTCTCAAATATGGACGGAGTGCCTAGGTAACAAAAAGGGGTCTTTGCGTTCATGGGAAGCTAAGGAGATTATGAGTATCATGCGCAGTATGCCAGGATGGGAAGAAAGAAAGGGTAAAGCCAAGGTGACGGGCTACGGTGTCCAACGTGTATTTGAGAGGTTGCACTGA
- a CDS encoding VRR-NUC domain-containing protein, whose amino-acid sequence MRESTLERKLVDAVKRIGGMAPKWTSPGNRGVPDRLVILPNGLTVYVEMKASGKPLQPLQVHWAKKLTKLGHRVYKIDSAAAIDQFIKEVSSVEI is encoded by the coding sequence ATGAGAGAATCTACACTGGAACGAAAGTTGGTGGATGCCGTCAAGCGGATTGGTGGTATGGCACCGAAATGGACAAGCCCTGGTAATCGTGGTGTACCTGATAGGTTGGTTATCCTTCCTAATGGCCTGACGGTGTACGTTGAGATGAAAGCTTCAGGTAAACCATTGCAGCCACTTCAAGTCCATTGGGCCAAGAAGCTGACCAAGCTAGGCCACCGAGTTTATAAAATTGATTCAGCCGCCGCCATAGATCAATTCATCAAAGAGGTGAGCAGCGTTGAGATATAA
- a CDS encoding DEAD/DEAH box helicase, which produces MRYKAHQYQDYATERILDTPYIALLLEMGLGKTVSTLTAIDLLLNEYFEAGRVLVIAPLRVAEDTWAREVEKWDHLKHLRISKVLGSAAVRRKALKADADLYVINRENVEWLVSEYGTKWPFDTVVIDELSSFKNHQSKRFRALRRIRPMVKRLIGLTGTPAPNGLMDLWAPVYLLDQGDRLGKTVTSFRDRYFVPGERDGHVVYKWHEKKEAQERIYEAISDIAVSMKAEDWLELPERIDRIVDIRLSPKAQELYEKLEEDLLIPFRDADVVASTAAVLSNKLLQMASGAVYDEDKGVKLIHDAKLDALEDIIEAANGKPVMVFYNFKHSLARIQQRFPQGRILRKGKDGTEDIRAWNNDEIPLLLLHPKSAGHGLNLQDSSCQTVVWFDQIWSLEEDQQANARVHRQGQTRRIVVMRLVAAGTIDEDAVAALERKASGQDALMDAVKARIERVKGS; this is translated from the coding sequence TTGAGATATAAAGCACATCAATATCAGGATTATGCCACAGAGCGTATTTTGGATACGCCTTATATCGCCTTGCTACTCGAAATGGGTTTAGGTAAAACGGTATCTACGTTGACCGCAATTGATCTACTGTTGAACGAATACTTCGAAGCTGGCCGTGTCCTGGTGATTGCGCCGTTGCGAGTAGCGGAAGACACTTGGGCACGAGAGGTTGAGAAGTGGGATCATCTAAAGCATTTGCGTATTTCTAAAGTGTTGGGCAGTGCCGCTGTCCGGCGAAAGGCATTGAAGGCAGATGCCGATCTGTATGTGATTAATCGGGAGAATGTGGAATGGTTGGTGAGTGAGTACGGGACCAAGTGGCCGTTTGACACTGTTGTAATAGACGAACTATCCAGCTTCAAGAACCATCAATCCAAACGGTTTCGAGCTCTTCGTCGGATTCGACCTATGGTGAAACGGCTGATCGGCCTGACCGGAACACCAGCCCCAAATGGCTTGATGGATTTATGGGCACCTGTTTACCTGCTGGATCAGGGTGACCGGCTTGGTAAAACCGTGACTAGCTTCCGTGATCGTTACTTTGTCCCTGGTGAGCGTGACGGCCACGTTGTTTATAAATGGCATGAGAAGAAAGAGGCGCAGGAGCGGATTTATGAAGCCATATCAGATATAGCCGTGAGTATGAAGGCCGAAGACTGGTTGGAGCTGCCTGAACGAATTGACAGAATCGTTGATATCAGGCTGTCCCCTAAAGCGCAAGAGCTGTATGAAAAATTGGAAGAAGACTTATTAATCCCTTTCCGCGATGCGGATGTAGTTGCCAGTACCGCAGCCGTGTTGAGTAATAAGCTGCTGCAAATGGCTTCCGGCGCAGTTTATGACGAGGACAAGGGTGTGAAGCTGATTCATGATGCCAAGCTGGATGCCTTGGAAGATATCATTGAGGCGGCGAATGGTAAGCCTGTCATGGTGTTTTATAACTTTAAACATTCACTGGCCCGGATTCAGCAACGGTTCCCACAAGGCCGAATTTTGCGGAAAGGCAAAGACGGTACCGAGGATATTCGCGCTTGGAACAATGACGAGATACCGCTTCTGCTGCTGCATCCAAAGTCTGCCGGACACGGCCTGAACTTGCAGGACTCAAGCTGCCAAACCGTTGTATGGTTTGACCAAATTTGGAGTCTGGAAGAGGATCAGCAGGCCAATGCCCGTGTTCACCGTCAAGGGCAAACCCGCCGTATCGTGGTTATGCGTCTGGTAGCAGCAGGCACAATAGACGAGGATGCAGTAGCAGCATTGGAGCGTAAGGCTTCCGGTCAGGACGCGTTAATGGATGCTGTGAAAGCAAGAATTGAGAGGGTGAAGGGTTCATGA
- a CDS encoding DUF3310 domain-containing protein encodes MKKDMVNSPDHYTTGGIETIDFIQAKLGVEGFRDYCVGNVIKYCSRYKHKGGKEDLQKARWYLDRMIQDGEQNE; translated from the coding sequence ATGAAAAAAGATATGGTAAATTCCCCGGACCACTATACAACTGGCGGAATTGAAACGATAGATTTTATACAAGCCAAGCTAGGTGTGGAAGGTTTCCGGGACTATTGTGTGGGGAACGTCATCAAGTATTGCAGCCGCTACAAGCACAAAGGCGGCAAAGAGGATTTGCAAAAAGCACGGTGGTATCTGGACCGCATGATTCAGGATGGTGAGCAGAATGAGTGA
- a CDS encoding RNA polymerase subunit sigma-24 has product MSEQLTVNQLQEYKRLLARIKVLETYSITGGLLLSTLAGDDRLQELHKKLRGIKTYMYLNRHELELEQTAHAYLTRYPTGTRAQLAEVRQCVGADPDDDKLLRELEQKIQKVIKARGGEVDGYGFEDILDRISQLQDLESQKKYFLLTLDTLTGYNQKYGRILYLQYVEFKEPGDIADEMGISLPTLYKWRRLAIREYAGLIDGVLPIKL; this is encoded by the coding sequence ATGAGTGAACAATTGACAGTCAACCAGCTTCAAGAATATAAACGTCTGCTTGCACGTATTAAGGTTTTGGAGACGTATTCCATCACAGGAGGACTTTTGCTGAGTACCCTTGCCGGTGATGATCGGTTGCAGGAGCTGCATAAGAAATTACGGGGTATAAAGACTTACATGTACCTGAACCGCCATGAACTGGAGCTGGAGCAAACCGCACACGCCTATCTGACTAGATACCCGACAGGAACACGGGCGCAACTGGCAGAGGTCAGACAGTGTGTTGGGGCTGACCCGGATGATGATAAGCTACTGCGAGAGCTGGAGCAGAAGATTCAGAAAGTCATTAAAGCGCGCGGTGGGGAAGTTGACGGGTACGGATTTGAGGATATTTTAGACCGCATTAGCCAGTTGCAGGATCTGGAGAGCCAGAAGAAGTATTTTCTACTTACGCTGGACACCTTGACCGGATACAATCAGAAGTATGGACGCATTTTGTATCTGCAATACGTAGAATTCAAAGAGCCGGGAGACATTGCGGACGAGATGGGGATTTCTTTACCAACCCTGTACAAATGGCGTAGACTGGCGATCAGGGAATATGCCGGGCTTATTGACGGCGTACTACCGATAAAATTGTGA
- a CDS encoding type II toxin-antitoxin system RelE/ParE family toxin — MAEIINYATPKGKSEVEEAILQLSEKAEKGNKQATRELDDILYTLERYEDGMPHSRQLRGRLYELRPGRYRILYFRWQGKLVLLTMFRKSTQQTPVHEIERAESRMKDWLNLYKE; from the coding sequence ATGGCAGAAATCATCAATTACGCAACACCAAAAGGAAAGTCTGAGGTGGAAGAGGCTATTTTACAACTGAGCGAGAAAGCCGAAAAAGGTAATAAACAGGCTACTCGTGAGTTGGACGATATCCTTTACACCTTGGAACGATACGAAGACGGAATGCCACATTCACGGCAATTAAGGGGGCGTCTTTATGAACTGCGTCCCGGAAGGTACAGAATCCTTTACTTTCGTTGGCAGGGTAAACTGGTACTACTGACGATGTTCAGGAAGAGTACCCAGCAAACCCCAGTTCACGAGATTGAACGTGCCGAATCAAGAATGAAGGATTGGCTTAATCTTTACAAGGAGTAA
- a CDS encoding helix-turn-helix transcriptional regulator produces MEDNKFKTWSDLKSKLTYKTDHEKKVISEMARMVNAIVKRRKELGLTQREVAERAGVTQAQIARLETSTSVPSIETVIKVGMALGLTVGFKESADEQAASKLVYA; encoded by the coding sequence ATGGAAGATAATAAATTTAAAACTTGGTCCGACCTTAAGAGTAAATTGACCTACAAAACAGATCATGAAAAGAAAGTAATTTCTGAGATGGCACGTATGGTGAATGCGATCGTTAAAAGACGTAAAGAGCTTGGTCTCACTCAACGCGAAGTAGCTGAGAGAGCGGGCGTTACGCAGGCGCAAATTGCGCGATTGGAAACATCGACTTCTGTACCATCCATTGAAACAGTGATCAAAGTTGGCATGGCACTTGGTCTCACGGTTGGTTTTAAAGAATCCGCTGATGAACAAGCAGCCTCCAAACTGGTTTATGCGTGA
- a CDS encoding transposase produces the protein MAGGRKSKYQTHVEPKLLLIEAWARDGMIQEDIAKKLGVAMSSFSEYKNKYPELSEALKRGQEVIDVQVENALLKRAMGYRYDEVTCEYGEETKRVTKEVQPDVTAQIFWLKNRKPDVWRDKKEVDANVRAAKLEDLL, from the coding sequence ATGGCAGGAGGACGGAAAAGTAAATATCAAACCCACGTTGAACCCAAGCTCCTGCTTATCGAAGCATGGGCACGTGATGGGATGATTCAGGAGGATATTGCCAAGAAACTTGGGGTGGCGATGTCCTCTTTTTCTGAGTATAAGAACAAATACCCGGAATTATCGGAAGCCCTAAAAAGAGGGCAGGAAGTCATTGATGTGCAAGTGGAAAATGCACTGCTTAAGCGAGCGATGGGGTATCGGTATGATGAGGTGACATGCGAGTATGGTGAGGAAACCAAGCGAGTTACCAAAGAGGTACAACCGGATGTGACCGCACAAATATTCTGGCTTAAGAACCGTAAGCCGGATGTGTGGCGGGATAAAAAAGAAGTGGATGCGAATGTAAGGGCTGCTAAGCTGGAGGATCTGCTATGA